A window from Sinanaerobacter sp. ZZT-01 encodes these proteins:
- the thiM gene encoding hydroxyethylthiazole kinase, giving the protein MDQRVIETVRERKPLIHCITNYVTVVDVANMLLSCGGAPIMADDIREAEEITSICGGLNINIGTLNERTVQSMFAAGKKANELNHFTILDPVGAGASSLRTRTTFRLLDEVKFSVIRGNISEIKTIANGRGTTQGVDADIKDAITEDNLFAAVDFVKKLSKKTDSIIAVTGAIDLVSDQDTTYVIRNGHPMMSHITGSGCMLTAVIAAYGTANPNCLLEATAAAVCAVGLSGEIAREKIREIHGGNGSFKAFFMDVMSQMNDEKLKEGALFEIR; this is encoded by the coding sequence ATGGATCAAAGAGTCATTGAGACAGTTCGAGAAAGAAAACCGTTGATACACTGTATCACCAATTATGTAACAGTAGTGGATGTTGCAAACATGCTATTATCATGCGGCGGTGCACCGATTATGGCCGATGATATCCGGGAAGCAGAAGAAATTACAAGTATCTGTGGCGGGCTGAATATAAATATAGGAACATTAAACGAAAGAACCGTCCAGTCAATGTTTGCCGCAGGAAAGAAAGCAAACGAATTGAATCATTTCACCATTCTCGATCCGGTTGGGGCGGGAGCCTCTTCGCTACGTACCAGAACAACATTTCGACTTTTGGATGAAGTGAAGTTTTCCGTAATACGAGGAAATATCTCAGAGATAAAAACAATAGCAAACGGAAGAGGGACGACACAGGGTGTTGATGCAGATATCAAAGATGCAATTACAGAAGATAATCTTTTTGCAGCAGTTGATTTTGTTAAGAAATTGAGTAAAAAAACAGATTCGATTATTGCAGTAACCGGAGCAATTGATTTGGTATCTGATCAAGATACCACTTATGTCATCCGAAACGGGCATCCAATGATGTCTCATATTACAGGAAGTGGCTGTATGCTAACGGCTGTGATTGCTGCCTATGGTACGGCAAATCCAAACTGCCTCCTAGAAGCAACGGCAGCTGCAGTCTGTGCAGTTGGGCTTTCCGGAGAAATTGCCCGGGAAAAGATTCGGGAAATACATGGAGGAAACGGTTCATTTAAAGCATTTTTCATGGATGTAATGAGTCAGATGAACGATGAAAAATTGAAGGAAGGTGCTTTATTTGAAATTCGATAA
- the thiE gene encoding thiamine phosphate synthase encodes MLYLKFDKKNILLYAVTDRFWIGKQTFWEQVEEALKAGVTFLQLREKEMEECEFLKEAKQIKVLARKYNVPFVINDNVKIALESDADGVHVGQSDMRACEVRALIGAEKILGVSVQTVMQAKIAEREGADYLGVGAMFNTSTKTDAAEVSYRTLKEICATVSIPVVAIGGISANNVALLSGSGIAGIAVVSSLFGGNSIYEAGKKLKKEIEAVVYYE; translated from the coding sequence GTGCTTTATTTGAAATTCGATAAAAAAAACATCTTACTATATGCGGTTACGGATCGTTTTTGGATTGGAAAGCAGACTTTCTGGGAGCAAGTAGAAGAAGCACTGAAAGCAGGAGTAACCTTTTTGCAGCTTCGTGAAAAGGAAATGGAAGAGTGTGAATTTTTAAAAGAAGCAAAGCAAATAAAAGTGCTGGCTCGAAAATACAATGTGCCGTTTGTCATTAATGATAATGTTAAAATTGCACTGGAAAGTGATGCGGATGGTGTTCATGTCGGACAGAGTGATATGAGAGCTTGTGAAGTAAGAGCCCTGATTGGAGCTGAGAAAATACTAGGAGTTTCCGTACAAACTGTTATGCAGGCGAAAATTGCAGAAAGGGAAGGAGCAGACTATCTGGGTGTTGGTGCGATGTTTAATACATCTACCAAAACAGATGCTGCAGAGGTTTCCTACCGGACGTTGAAAGAAATTTGTGCTACGGTATCGATCCCGGTCGTAGCAATTGGGGGGATTTCTGCTAATAATGTAGCGCTGCTTTCAGGGAGTGGCATTGCGGGAATTGCAGTGGTATCTTCCTTATTTGGGGGTAACTCGATTTATGAAGCAGGAAAGAAGTTAAAGAAAGAAATTGAGGCAGTTGTTTATTATGAATAG
- a CDS encoding HAD family phosphatase, which yields MNSLINIKGVIFDMDGTLLDSMPVWNQVAASYLRKKGYQPEPNLWEQLKFLSLTQGVAFIKKQYGLIETNEEIEKEINLIIEDSYFNEIPMKPGVKAYLQLLRSHDIPMCVATATDKYLAEACLKRLNIQHYFKTIVTCQEVGCGKDTPAIFEKALDSLGTVKGETYVFEDALHAAITAKHAGFRVIGIYDASAEGDWEALRKIADKSIFSMEELL from the coding sequence ATGAATAGTCTGATTAATATAAAAGGTGTCATTTTTGATATGGATGGGACTCTTTTAGATTCCATGCCCGTTTGGAATCAGGTAGCTGCATCTTATTTAAGAAAAAAAGGATATCAGCCTGAACCGAACCTCTGGGAGCAACTAAAGTTTTTAAGCCTTACACAAGGGGTTGCATTCATCAAAAAGCAATATGGACTGATAGAGACGAACGAAGAAATTGAAAAGGAAATCAATCTCATCATTGAAGACAGTTATTTTAATGAAATTCCAATGAAGCCAGGAGTGAAAGCCTATTTGCAATTACTAAGAAGCCATGATATTCCAATGTGCGTTGCGACTGCAACGGATAAATATCTGGCGGAGGCTTGCTTAAAACGCCTCAATATCCAACACTATTTTAAAACTATTGTGACGTGTCAGGAAGTCGGATGTGGTAAGGATACACCCGCTATTTTTGAAAAAGCATTAGACTCTCTTGGTACAGTAAAAGGAGAGACCTATGTCTTTGAAGATGCACTGCATGCAGCGATTACAGCTAAACATGCCGGGTTTCGAGTGATTGGCATATATGATGCAAGCGCAGAAGGAGATTGGGAAGCGCTGAGAAAAATTGCAGATAAAAGTATTTTTTCAATGGAGGAATTACTATGA
- the thiD gene encoding bifunctional hydroxymethylpyrimidine kinase/phosphomethylpyrimidine kinase has translation MNVALTIAGSDCSGGAGIQADLKTMTAHCVYAMSAITALTAQNTMGVQAIFECEPVFLEKQLDSIFTDIYPDATKIGMVGNIALMTVIADKLKQYRVRNVVLDPVMVSTSGSKLLTDHAVSSILNLLAPLADLLTPNISEAEILSGISIKDAESMEKSAKLISEKCNAAVLVKGGHSEKNADDVLYANGKIQWFKGVRLKNENTHGSGCTLSSAIACGLAKGFSLEVSVRNAKEYVSGAIRSNLNLGEGNGPINHCFQIGG, from the coding sequence ATGAATGTTGCTTTGACAATTGCGGGTTCTGATTGTAGCGGAGGAGCAGGAATACAGGCAGACTTGAAAACGATGACTGCACATTGCGTTTATGCAATGAGTGCCATTACTGCTTTGACTGCTCAAAATACAATGGGAGTACAGGCTATTTTTGAATGTGAGCCTGTATTTTTAGAAAAACAATTGGATTCTATTTTTACAGATATTTATCCCGATGCAACAAAAATCGGTATGGTCGGAAATATAGCTCTGATGACTGTTATTGCAGACAAACTAAAGCAGTATCGAGTAAGAAATGTTGTTTTGGATCCGGTTATGGTATCTACCAGCGGAAGCAAGTTGCTAACGGATCATGCTGTGAGTTCCATATTAAATTTACTGGCCCCTTTGGCAGACCTTCTGACACCCAATATTAGTGAAGCAGAAATATTGAGCGGAATTTCCATTAAAGATGCGGAATCTATGGAAAAATCCGCAAAGCTTATCTCAGAAAAATGTAATGCGGCTGTGTTGGTAAAAGGCGGACATAGCGAGAAAAATGCAGATGATGTCTTATATGCAAATGGAAAAATACAGTGGTTCAAAGGAGTTAGATTAAAAAATGAAAACACACACGGAAGCGGCTGCACGCTTAGTTCTGCCATTGCCTGCGGTCTTGCAAAAGGATTTTCTTTAGAAGTGAGTGTGAGAAATGCAAAGGAATATGTATCAGGAGCAATCCGGTCAAATCTAAATTTGGGAGAGGGGAATGGTCCAATAAACCATTGCTTTCAGATAGGAGGATGA
- the thiC gene encoding phosphomethylpyrimidine synthase ThiC translates to MRNYTTQMEAARKGIITEQLKKVAEKERMDVAELLPLVASGKVVICANKNHTCLEPEGIGSMLRTKINVNLGVSRDCKDYDVEMKKVLESIRLGAHAIMDLSSHGDTIPFRRKLVSECPAMIGTVPIYDSVIHFQRDLAALTAKDFLDVIRLHAEDGVDFVTLHCGITRKTIDQIRTHKRKMNIVSRGGSLVFAWMCMTGNENPFYEFYDEILKICKEYDVTISLGDACRPGCLADGSDVCQIEELVRLGELTKRAWEQNVQVMVEGPGHLPMDQIEANMKIQQTLCMGAPFYVLGPIVTDIAPGYDHITAAIGGAIAAASGAAFLCYVTPAEHLALPNVEDVKQGIIASKIAAHAADIAKGVRGAREEDDRMADARRTLDWDAQWTRAIDPETAKMIREERKPEHEDTCSMCGKFCAVRSMNKALSGEYIDIL, encoded by the coding sequence ATGAGAAATTATACAACACAGATGGAAGCCGCACGTAAAGGCATTATTACAGAACAATTAAAAAAAGTAGCAGAAAAAGAGCGGATGGATGTAGCGGAATTGCTGCCGCTTGTTGCGTCTGGAAAAGTTGTAATATGTGCAAATAAAAATCATACATGCCTTGAGCCTGAGGGAATCGGTTCTATGCTTCGAACAAAGATCAATGTAAATTTAGGCGTATCACGTGACTGCAAGGACTATGATGTGGAGATGAAAAAAGTATTAGAATCCATTCGATTAGGAGCCCATGCAATCATGGATCTTTCATCTCACGGAGACACAATTCCGTTTAGGAGAAAGCTTGTATCCGAATGCCCTGCCATGATAGGAACAGTTCCGATTTATGATTCTGTGATTCATTTTCAGAGAGACTTGGCCGCTTTAACAGCTAAAGATTTTTTAGATGTGATACGGCTTCATGCAGAAGATGGAGTGGATTTTGTAACTTTACATTGTGGCATTACACGGAAAACCATCGATCAAATTCGAACACATAAAAGAAAGATGAACATTGTGTCTCGTGGTGGTTCTTTAGTCTTTGCTTGGATGTGTATGACCGGAAATGAAAATCCATTCTATGAATTCTACGATGAAATTTTAAAAATATGTAAAGAATATGACGTTACAATCTCTCTTGGCGATGCCTGCCGTCCGGGGTGTCTGGCCGACGGATCTGATGTCTGCCAGATTGAAGAACTGGTGCGTTTAGGGGAATTGACAAAGCGAGCATGGGAACAAAATGTACAAGTGATGGTTGAAGGGCCGGGACACCTTCCTATGGATCAGATTGAAGCGAACATGAAAATTCAGCAGACGCTGTGTATGGGAGCTCCATTTTATGTATTAGGTCCGATTGTAACGGATATTGCACCAGGCTATGATCACATAACCGCAGCAATCGGTGGAGCTATTGCTGCTGCCTCTGGTGCTGCATTTTTATGTTACGTAACACCAGCTGAACATCTTGCACTGCCCAATGTTGAAGATGTAAAACAAGGTATCATTGCATCAAAAATAGCAGCGCATGCAGCCGATATCGCAAAAGGAGTACGGGGAGCAAGAGAAGAGGATGATCGAATGGCAGACGCAAGGCGTACTTTGGACTGGGATGCGCAATGGACCCGCGCAATTGATCCTGAAACAGCAAAAATGATA